From Alloacidobacterium dinghuense:
GATCCGGTTCAGAATCGAATCGAGCTTGGTGACCGTGTCATTCAGCTTGTGTGCAAAATTCGGATCCTTGGCCAGAATCCCGATCGAGCCCTTCCCGGCGTTGATGTCCTTCAGCAATCCGTTCAGATTCTGCGTCGCCTCGCGGAAATTGTTATAGAGCGTCTCATCTTTGATCAGCTTCCCGATGGTGCCATTGCCGCTGTCGATCTGGTTGGCGACGTCTTCCAACTTTGCCACAGTATCATTGGCGCGGTTGTATAGTGTGTCATCGGCAATGAGCTTCCCGATGGATCCCTTACCATTACCCACCTGATCCACCAGGCTCTGAATCTCATTCAGTGCAGAAATGGCCCGGTTATACAGGGTTGGATCGTTGATCAGCATGCCGATCGAGCCTTTCCCGCTGTTCAGGGAATCGACCAGATTGTCGACTTTCGCAAGAATCGTGTTCAGTTGCTCAATCGTTCCCTGGCTCGATTTGATGACATCTGTCAGGTTCGGCGTCTCGGTGGTCTGCAGCTCAGCCCCATCCTTGATTTCAGGGCCGGTGGCAAACTTGCTGTTGATATCCACAACCGTGTCGCCAAGAACGCCGATCGTTTCCAGACTCGTCTTCGAGTCGGTGTGCAGTGCCGGTTGATTTTTCTTGCCGATGCGCATCGTAACTTCGACCGGAGTAAGCTTGCGCTCCGGCACAATGCGAACGCTCGTGACGGTGCCGATGGTAACGCCCTCAAGATTGACGGGTGCCCCAACCTTCAATCCGGCTGAATTCTCGAAATAGGAGTGAGCCGTAATCTTCCCTGCCAGAAAGCCACCTGTGCTGCCCGACATGAGGAATACCAGTGCGGTGAGCGCAGCGAGCGCTACAAGCACCAGCACGCCGACTTTCAGTTGTGACCACTGGACTTCCTGCTGGCTCGGCACAGCCCTCCTCGTTTATCCCCGGAAATTCACAAACTCTGCATCTGCGACTTGAGCATATCAAACACGGCTATGGCGTCGACGGCTCTCGTTTTGATGAAGGCAGTTGGCCAGCCGTTGCAAAACGATACAAGTCACTATCTTACCGCGTCGTTTTCAAGATGGACCGAAGCTATGGCCAGCGTCGCCGTATGGGTGAGCGAAAGTGACACATGCGTCACTCCGAGACGATTCGCGAACTCCAGCGCCCGCCCGCTCAAATGCAATGTAGGACGATGCCCCGGTTGCCGCAGTACCTCCAGCTCTTTCCACGTAATTCCGTGCTGAATGCCGGTTCCAAGGGCCTTCGCTCCTGCCTCCTTCGCCGCAAAACGCGCGGCAAAGCTCTCGGCAAAGTTCTTTTTGCGGCGGCAAAAGTCAATTTCTCCCTGGGTAAAAATCTTTTCCAGAAAACGGTCGCCAAAGCGGGTAATGGACTGTGCAATTCGCTCGATTTCCACAGCGTCGATTCCGGTGCCAACAAGCATGAGCAGAAATTTCCTCCCTGCAAGTTAGCACAAGCGGTTACCGAACCACACCAAAGAGTGCTCAAGGTAACGATGAAGATTCCAGCCTTCTCGTCCGATCATGGTAGGTGTGTTAGAGGCAGATGAACTCGTAGAGTGGGACCTCAGGCTGACGGCAACCTGCGCCGACGACCCGCAGCGACTCTTGCGCTTCCTCACCGGCGCCGTGCTCGCCTGCGGCGGGTGGGTACTATCGCGCAGCCTGCCCGGCTCAGATACCGCGGAGATCAGCTTTGAGTTTGCCCGCGGCGTCAGCCTGGAAATCTACAGTATGCTCATCGCCAGCGGCCTCGAACTGAGTCGCGACGCCCACATCAGCCTGACCGAGCTGTGCCAGTGCACCAAGAATCTGCTCGCCACCAAAGGCTTTGACGTAGCCCGCATTCGCCTGTTCGTTTACGCTGCTCCGTTGGGTAGCAAGGAAGCAAACGACAACCAGCCGCAAGCCGGAAGAAGGTAAAGGCGCTTCCTCAGAGAAGATGGTAAGGCCGCGTCCCTTAGTGATGTCATCCTGAGCGGAGCGCGAAGCGCGTAGTCGAAGGACCTGCGGGTTTTCACTCAGATCAAGAATTCGGGTGCCCCATTCTTTGCGGAGCAAAGGGTGGGAGAGCAAAAAGCAGATTGAGCCGTCATTCTGACGACCAACGGGAGGAAGAATCCATGCGACGAAAATCCAGCCGCAAATCCAGAGGTTGTTATTCCGGGTTCGACAGTTTGCCCGGAGTCAAAACTACCCTAGCAATTACCCAGCCTCGACCAGCCCATACCTCCGCTGCCACGCCTCGCGCAATCGAGTACGAACCAGCTTCTTCTCCTCATCCGTCCCTTCAGGACTCTCTACAAAACGAGCCGCCTCGGCCTTGGCCAACTCCAGCAACTCCCGATCACGCACCAGATTCGCCACGCGAAAATCCGGCAGCCCAGCCTGCCGCGTCCCAAAAAACTCCCCCGGCCCGCGTAATTGCAAATCCAGCTCGGCCAGCTCAAACCCATTCTGCGTGCTCACCATTGCCGCCAGCCGCTCCTCGGCCTGCGGAGACACCTTGCCACCCGTCATCAATACGCAATACGACTTCGCCGCCCCGCGCCCGACGCGCCCGCGCAGCTGATGCATCTGCGCCAACCCAAACCGCTCCGCATGCTCGATTACCATGAGGGTCGCATTCGGCACATCCACGCCCACTTCGATCACCGTGGTAGAAATCAACACATCGATCTCGCCGCGCTGAAAGCGCCGCATCACAATTTCTTTCTCGTCCGAATCCAGTCGTCCATGCAGCAAGCCCAGCCGCAACCCAGCCAACGCACCCGCCTTCAGCGATTCGTACATCTCAGTCGCGGCTTTGAGCGTTGGCTTCTCAAATAAAGCTGGCGTTTTCGCTTTCTTCGCTGATTTCTTAGGCTCCTCTTCAGCCTCAGGAGGAGCAAAATCCAGCTCCGGCTGATCGTCCCGGGCACCCTCGATCACCGGATACACCACATAAGCCTGATGCCCACGTCCCACCTGCTCGCGCACAAACTTCCAAACCTCATCCGCGCGCTCATCCGAAACCTGCCGCGTCACAATCGGCGTGCGTCCCGGCGGAAGCTCATCGAGCACGCTCAAATCCAGATCGCCATACAACGACAGCGCCAGCGTGCGCGGAATTGGCGTCGCCGTCATTACCAGAACATCGGGCTCTCCATCACTAGGCTTCTTCATCAGCCGAAAACGCTGCAGCACACCAAACCGGTGTTGCTCATCGACAACAATCAGCCCCAGCTTCGCAAACTCGACCTTCTCCTCGATCAGCGCATGTGTGCCGATGACAACATCAGCCTCACCCTGATAAATCCTGCTCCGCGCCAGCCGCTTCACATCGTCATCGAGCGATCCGGTCAGCAGCACAATCCGATACCGCCTCGAAGACTTCTCCAGCAGCTTCTTTGCCGCCAGGTAATGCTGGACGGCCAGAATCTCCGTAGGAGCCATCAGCGCGGCCTGGTAGCCGCTTTCAATGGCTACCAGCATTGCCTGCAGAGCCACAATCGTCTTACCCGAGCCGACATCACCCTGCAGCAGCCGCCGCATCGGCGAAGGCCGCCGCATATCAGCAACAATCTCGCCCAGCGCGCTCTTCTGCGCCGACGTCGGATGGAACGGCAGAATCTCGCGGATCGCCTCGCGTACTTTCTCGGTCGTCTCAAAGGCAATCCCGACGCGCTCCTTAAAGCGCCGCCGCTTCAACTCCAATCCCAATTCAAGGTAAAACAGCTCTTCAAAAATCAGACGCCTATGCGCGACAGTCCCCGAAGCTTGCAACTGCGTCATCGGCGTTCCCGCAGGGGGGAAGTGCACACTTCGCAGCGCCTCTTCGCGATTCGGCAAATTCAATCGCTCGACCAGAGTACGCGGCAGCGTCTCCGCAACATGCCCCTCTAGCTCTCCGAGCAGGTTGTAGACAATCCGCCGAATCCACCGCGTAGTCAGCTTGTTTCCGCCCAGCGATTCATATACAGGAACAATCCGCCCAACCTCCAGCAGCTCCGATTCATCCTCGTCCGCAGTCAAAATCTCCACCTGAGGCTGAATCATCTTGAAGCCGCGCCCCGAGCGCGAAGGCTCGACCTTGCCGTAGAGCGCCAGCATCTGCCCCGGCTTGAACCTGTCTTTGAGATACGTGCCGTGAAACCACATGCACTTGAGCGAAGAGATGCCCTGCCCAACCGTCATCTCGAAGATCGGCATCGCACGCGTCCGCAGCAGCACCGTACCGCGCACCTCGCCAATCACGCTCGCCATCTCTCCCGGCTTCAGCTCACTCAAAGGCTGCGGATGCAGCCGGTCCTCATACCGAAACGGGAGGTGATACAGCAAATCCTCAACCGTCGAAACACCCTTCGCCTTCAGCGACTCGCCAATGCGAGGCCCAATGCCTTTTACAAATTGAACGTCAGTTTCCAGCCCCAGCACAAAATGGATGCTAACAGGAACGAACGTCCATGTTTCTTCGCGCCTAAAACCTCGGGTGCCCCATCCTTTCGCGTAGTTTGCGAAAGGCTGGGAGAGCAAAATGTGAGTCCGCCGTGAAAGGGTAGAAGCACCGGCCTTTCAGGTCGGTGAATAAGCTGAGAATTCAAGAGGGGCTTTAGCCCCGGGCCGGGTGCCCCATCCTTTGCGTAGCAAAGGGTGGGAGAGCACAACAGTTCGCAGCGCACGAAAGGGTAAAAGCACCAGCCCTCAGGCCGGTGAATAAGCTGAGAAATCCAAGGGGGCTTTAGCCCCGGGCATTCCTTGGTCAACAGGCTACGCTGCTACACTGTCCCCACCCCAAGGGAGAACGCATGGCCGCAGTCGTAGAACTGGACCACATCTCAAAGTCATACGAAAACAAAATCGCCGTAAAAGACTTAAGCCTACAGATCGACGCCGGAACCATGTTCGGCCTCCTCGGCCCCAACGGAGCAGGCAAGACCTCCAGCATCCGCATGATGGTCGGCATCACCATGCCCGACTCTGGCACGGTCAGTCTCCTCGGAAAGCCCTTCACCCGTGAAAGCCTGAGGCAGATCGGCTACCTGCCTGAAGAGCGCGGCCTCTACAAAAAGATGAAAGTCATGGACCAGCTCATCTTTTTAGGTGAGCTAAGGGGCCTGGACCCAGCGACGGCAAAACGGCGGGCCCACGACTGGTGCGAGCGCCTCCAGATCCTCGACGCAGCCGACAAGAAAACCGAAGAGCTATCCAAAGGCATGCAGCAGAAGATTCAGTTCATCGCCACACTTCTGCACGACCCTACGCTGATCATCATGGACGAGCCCTTCACCGGCCTCGACCCCGTCAACGCCATCCTCTTGCAGGACACGCTCGTCGACCTCAAGAAAGCCGGTAGGGCCATCCTCTTCTCCACCCACCGCATGGACCAGGTCGAGAAGCTCTGCGACGCCATCTGCCTCATCGATCGCGGCCACGCCGTGCTCTCCGGGGGCATGCGCGAAGTCAAGTCGCGCTATGAGCGCAACCGCGTCCTCATCGACTTCGAAGGCGACAGCAGTTTCCTCCAGCATCCCGCCATCGCCGAATATAAGGACTACGCCGACCACGTTGAAATCACACTCAAGCCGCACGCCGACGCGCAAAGCCTCCTCCGCGAAGCCGCGCAGAAAGCGACCATCTACAAATTCGAGCTGATGGAACCATCACTCGAAGAAATCTTCATCCGAACCGTGGGAGAAAAAATCGATGCGTGATACCTGGCTCATCGCAAAGCGTGAATACCTCGAACAGGTACGCGGCAAGGCCTTCAGGATCACGACCATCCTCATCCCCGTCATCTTCGCCGCCGTCATCGCCATCTCGTTTGTTGCTGACAAGTACTCGGGGTCCGGCAAGCACTTCACCGTCGCGGCCAACAACGCCACCTTAGCTGAAGACGTGCGCGAGCAGCTCCTCACCGACAAAGACGCCGATCTGCACGTCGATATCCTCGCTCCCGCAGCCGACACCGACCGCCAGAAGCTCGTCGACCAGGTCAGCCAGAAGCAGATCGATGGCTTCCTCTGGCTCGTCCAGGACGCGAACGGGCAGACAGCCGCCGTCTATGCCGGACGCTCCTCCGGAGACTTCTCGACCGCCTCGCGTCTCTCCGAGTCCGTGGACCACGCCATCCTCGAACAGCAGCTCACCGGCCACGGCGTCGCATCAACCGACGCCACCATGCTCACCAAGGGCGTCAAAATCAAAACCCGTCAGGTGCGCGACGGCAAAGAAGTCGACTCGAGCACCTTCGGCACCTTCATCGCCGCCTACGTCATGGCCTTCCTGCTTACCTTCACCGTCATGATGTACGGCATGAACGTAGGCCGCTCCGTCATTCAGGAAAAGACCTCGCGCATCTTTGAGGTCATGCTCTCCACCGTCGAGCCCCGCGACATGCTCGCGGGAAAACTCATCGGCATCGGAGCCGTCGGGCTCACGCAGCTCGCCATCTGGGCCGCAGCCGCCGGAATCTTCCTGAGCACCGCCCTCGCTGCCACTCTGATGACCGGCGAATTTCAGATCCACATCTCCCTCCCCGAAGTCATTCTCTTCGGCGTCTACTTCCTGCTCGGATACGCCCTCTACAGCACGCTCTTCGCCGGCCTCGCCGCCACCTGCGAAAGCGAGCAGGAACTCCAGCAGTACGCGCCGCTCGCCGCCGTCCCCGTCTGGCTCAGCTTCAGCATGATCACCTTCATCATGAGCAATCCCAACTCCTTCTGGTCGGTGGTCGTGTCTCTCTTCCCGCCCTGTGCGCCCATTGCGATGTTCCTGCGCATCGCCTCGCAGTTCCCGCCGCTCTGGCAAATCGCTGTCTCACTCATCCTGCTGCTGCTCTCAGTCGTCTTCGTCGTCTGGTTCTCATCGCGCATCTATCGCATCGGAATCCTGATGTACGGCAAACGAGCCACCCTGCCAGAAATCTTCCGCTGGCTGCGGTATTCCTAAATCTGCCTCCGGCGGCTCCCTTTGGCAAGCTCAGGGCAGGCTCTGCGCGGAAAGCGGCTCGCCGCACGGGCCTTGCCAGCGAAAGAGCGGGAGACGGCACTGCCGCCTTTCACTGAAGCACGACACTGCACCCGCCAACAATGCTGTCATCCTGACCCTGAACGAAGTGAAGAGGAAGGATCTGCTTTTTCTAAGCTGCAGCAAGAAAAAGGGCGCGCCATCCTGACGCAGTCAGGGTGGGAAAGCACGAACCCAACCCAACCAGTTATTCGATTGCCCAGTCCCTGAATGCAAAGACTTGGCATATGTAACGCAATGGAGTAAAACTTGTCTCTCAATCGTCGCCCGACATAACGCCGATGCGAGTGCCTACGAGTCGACTTAAGAAACGAAAGCAATTGCCGCTGCCCTATTAAAGTGTCGGCCGATTGCAGGCATTCTCCTGCGCTCGTCGTTAAGAGTAAAGACAACTAGCCTGTACTTCATGAATGGAGCCATGAATGGCAAATGGAACAGCACCCGGACTCGATGCTCTCCAACACATCGTCGTCTTGATGATGGAGAACCGCTCGTTTGACCACATGCTGGGCTCGCTCGGCGCCGACAATCCGCGCATCGACGGCATTCAAAATGCGATCAGCAATCCAGATACGGCAGGCGCGCAAATCAAGCCGCAGCCACTGGCGGATTTTCAGGGCCAGCTCGACCCCGACCCCGATCATCATTTTCCTGCCGTCGATCTGCAAATCTTTGGCGGAGACACGAGCGAGAACCGCACAGCGAACATGCAAGGATTCATCAAGAGCTATTTCAACCAGAGAAGAGACGTCGCGCACTCGCAGAAGATCACGTACTACTTCCCGAAAGAAAAGCTGCCCGTGCTGACGACTCTCGCGCAGGAGTTCGCCGTTTTCAATCGCTGGTTTGCATCGATCCCGGGACCGACGGTTTGCAATCGCGCGTTTGCGCATTACGGCACGTCCTTCGGGCGGGTCGACATGAATCTTTTGTATGTGAATGAACCATTCAAGAGTACCTACAGCCGCCTGATCAATGCGTCTCCGAAGCATACATCGAAGCTCTACTATTTCGACGTCGCCAGTTCCACGATTGAAATTGTCAACCTGCTCCAGAACCAGCCGGAACTCTTCGGCACTTTTGATCAGTTCATGGACGACTGCAGCAAAGGACAGCTCCCCGACTACTCCTTCATCGAGCCGAATTACAGCGACCACGACACCGATACGGGAGAGGCGGTAGCGAGCGACCAGCACCCCGACCACAACGTGCAGCAAGGGGAACTGTTCATCGCGCAGGTGTATATGGCCATCAAAAGGAGCCCGCTGTGGGCCAGCACAGCGATGCTCATCGCCTACGATGAGCACGGCGGTATTTTCGACCACGTGGTGCCTCCAGCGTGTCCTCCCGATCAATTCACAGCTTCGGCAAACGATACGGGAACAGGAAAAGAATTCAAATTCGACCGGCTCGGAGTGCGAGTACCAGCCATACTCATCTCGCCATGGATTCCGAAGGGAACAGTCGTCGATCGCACCTTCGATCACGCTTCAATTCCAGGGACCGTAACGAAGTTTTTTCTGGGAGACTACGAGCCACGCTCTGTCCGCGAAAAGAATGCTGACGTGTTTCTTGAACCGAAGACGCAGCCCGTCGATCCGCAAAGAAATCTGCTTTCGCTCGCGACCATGCGAAACGATTGTCCCGAGTTTGATGTCTAGCGCAGGCAAGGAGACAGACCGATGACACTGATTCAAGTCCCCAGACCGCCAAAAGAAGCAATGAACCCGAACCGTCCTGCAAATGCTTTGCTGTTGAAGCAGGTGGAGCACATGCACGAGGCAGAGAGGCGGCTCCCGTTGCGCTACCGCACCGAGATCTACGTCAATGCCATCAAGACGGAAGGGGAAGCCGCCCGGTACATCCGTGAAGTAACAGAGGCGATCCATCAAGCGCACGCAGACGCAACCAGGCAGCGAGTAAGGCCCGTACCAAAGCGGAAGACCATGCTTCAGATTGCTGCAGTTGCCGAAGAGAAGCCCGCGCCGAAACTCACGGGCCAAACCAAAGACGGTAAGAAGGCCAAAACCGCACCGAAGAAGAAATAGCAATTCAATTTTTGAGGAGGGCGATATGCGATGGAGTGTGGCGGTGATCTTGTGGCTTACGTCTCTGCTGGCATTCGCCCAGGAGGGTAAGTTACAGGCGGACTTCCGGCGCGAAAGCGAACGCGTGGCAGAGGCCTGCAAAGGCACAGGTGTCAAGGGGATTCCCGGATGCAGTATCGAGCTCTTCACCGATCATCCATTGCACATTGCGGCTGGTAGCATGTCGCCGCAGAACGGCTTCGCGCTCGGAGCGGCCTTCGTTGCCGGCCAGAACACCAAAAACTGGCGCATGACATGGGACGTCGACGCGGTGGGCTCGGTAAACGGCTCCTTTCGCGCAGGTGGCTACATGAAGATGATCCACACGCCGCCTGAGAACATTCATGTGCTGACTCCAGTCCCTTCCGGAACGGGCACAACAGGGTCGGCATCGGGAACAAAGCCGCCCAGTTTCATTCATCCCAACACCGTTCTGAATCTGTACGCCCAGGCGATTTCGCTGAACAAGCTGTACTACTTTGGGCTGGGCAACGACTCCACACTTGCGGGACAGTCTGTCTTCGGCATGACGCAGACAATTGTCGGCGTAAACGCCATCAAGCCGGTGTATGAATGGAAAGCCATCCGCGGCCTCAACCTTGCGCTGCTTGGAGAACTCAATGGCCGATTCGTGAGCGTGCGTGGCAATCACGGCGAGTCGCAACCCTCGATTGGAGCCCTTTACACGGAAGCAACCGCGCCTGGCCTCAGCTCGCAGCCATCCATGGCCCAATTCGGTGAAGGCGTGCGCATCAATCCCAAATTTGGAGCCCGCTTCCAGCTGAACTATCAGGGCAGCTTTCAGCAGTTCGCGGCCTCGTCGGACTCTCGTCATTCTTTTCTGCGCTGGACGACCGACTTTAATCACACCTTTTATCTTTACGGATACACCAAGTCGGGGATGGTCAATACCGACGTGCATGGTCCGGACGAGTGCGCGCCGCTTAGCGAAAAGTGCCCGCCGGTCTCCCACTCGCGAAACCTCAACGGCTCGATCGGCTTTCGCGTACTGCTTTCCGAATCCTCCACGTCGTCAATCAACACAGTCCCGTTCTATTTCCAGCCCACCCTTGGCGGATCGGACATCAACGGCGCAATGGCGCTCCCAAGCTATCAGGATTATCGCTTCCGCGCA
This genomic window contains:
- a CDS encoding MlaD family protein, which produces MPSQQEVQWSQLKVGVLVLVALAALTALVFLMSGSTGGFLAGKITAHSYFENSAGLKVGAPVNLEGVTIGTVTSVRIVPERKLTPVEVTMRIGKKNQPALHTDSKTSLETIGVLGDTVVDINSKFATGPEIKDGAELQTTETPNLTDVIKSSQGTIEQLNTILAKVDNLVDSLNSGKGSIGMLINDPTLYNRAISALNEIQSLVDQVGNGKGSIGKLIADDTLYNRANDTVAKLEDVANQIDSGNGTIGKLIKDETLYNNFREATQNLNGLLKDINAGKGSIGILAKDPNFAHKLNDTVTKLDSILNRIDNGEGTIGQLMVNKDLYNHTDEMIQNTNNLMTAIRQNPKKYLTIHLKIF
- the acpS gene encoding holo-ACP synthase; the protein is MLVGTGIDAVEIERIAQSITRFGDRFLEKIFTQGEIDFCRRKKNFAESFAARFAAKEAGAKALGTGIQHGITWKELEVLRQPGHRPTLHLSGRALEFANRLGVTHVSLSLTHTATLAIASVHLENDAVR
- the recG gene encoding ATP-dependent DNA helicase RecG, which gives rise to MLGLETDVQFVKGIGPRIGESLKAKGVSTVEDLLYHLPFRYEDRLHPQPLSELKPGEMASVIGEVRGTVLLRTRAMPIFEMTVGQGISSLKCMWFHGTYLKDRFKPGQMLALYGKVEPSRSGRGFKMIQPQVEILTADEDESELLEVGRIVPVYESLGGNKLTTRWIRRIVYNLLGELEGHVAETLPRTLVERLNLPNREEALRSVHFPPAGTPMTQLQASGTVAHRRLIFEELFYLELGLELKRRRFKERVGIAFETTEKVREAIREILPFHPTSAQKSALGEIVADMRRPSPMRRLLQGDVGSGKTIVALQAMLVAIESGYQAALMAPTEILAVQHYLAAKKLLEKSSRRYRIVLLTGSLDDDVKRLARSRIYQGEADVVIGTHALIEEKVEFAKLGLIVVDEQHRFGVLQRFRLMKKPSDGEPDVLVMTATPIPRTLALSLYGDLDLSVLDELPPGRTPIVTRQVSDERADEVWKFVREQVGRGHQAYVVYPVIEGARDDQPELDFAPPEAEEEPKKSAKKAKTPALFEKPTLKAATEMYESLKAGALAGLRLGLLHGRLDSDEKEIVMRRFQRGEIDVLISTTVIEVGVDVPNATLMVIEHAERFGLAQMHQLRGRVGRGAAKSYCVLMTGGKVSPQAEERLAAMVSTQNGFELAELDLQLRGPGEFFGTRQAGLPDFRVANLVRDRELLELAKAEAARFVESPEGTDEEKKLVRTRLREAWQRRYGLVEAG
- a CDS encoding ABC transporter ATP-binding protein yields the protein MAAVVELDHISKSYENKIAVKDLSLQIDAGTMFGLLGPNGAGKTSSIRMMVGITMPDSGTVSLLGKPFTRESLRQIGYLPEERGLYKKMKVMDQLIFLGELRGLDPATAKRRAHDWCERLQILDAADKKTEELSKGMQQKIQFIATLLHDPTLIIMDEPFTGLDPVNAILLQDTLVDLKKAGRAILFSTHRMDQVEKLCDAICLIDRGHAVLSGGMREVKSRYERNRVLIDFEGDSSFLQHPAIAEYKDYADHVEITLKPHADAQSLLREAAQKATIYKFELMEPSLEEIFIRTVGEKIDA
- a CDS encoding ABC transporter permease, whose product is MRDTWLIAKREYLEQVRGKAFRITTILIPVIFAAVIAISFVADKYSGSGKHFTVAANNATLAEDVREQLLTDKDADLHVDILAPAADTDRQKLVDQVSQKQIDGFLWLVQDANGQTAAVYAGRSSGDFSTASRLSESVDHAILEQQLTGHGVASTDATMLTKGVKIKTRQVRDGKEVDSSTFGTFIAAYVMAFLLTFTVMMYGMNVGRSVIQEKTSRIFEVMLSTVEPRDMLAGKLIGIGAVGLTQLAIWAAAAGIFLSTALAATLMTGEFQIHISLPEVILFGVYFLLGYALYSTLFAGLAATCESEQELQQYAPLAAVPVWLSFSMITFIMSNPNSFWSVVVSLFPPCAPIAMFLRIASQFPPLWQIAVSLILLLLSVVFVVWFSSRIYRIGILMYGKRATLPEIFRWLRYS
- a CDS encoding alkaline phosphatase family protein, with product MANGTAPGLDALQHIVVLMMENRSFDHMLGSLGADNPRIDGIQNAISNPDTAGAQIKPQPLADFQGQLDPDPDHHFPAVDLQIFGGDTSENRTANMQGFIKSYFNQRRDVAHSQKITYYFPKEKLPVLTTLAQEFAVFNRWFASIPGPTVCNRAFAHYGTSFGRVDMNLLYVNEPFKSTYSRLINASPKHTSKLYYFDVASSTIEIVNLLQNQPELFGTFDQFMDDCSKGQLPDYSFIEPNYSDHDTDTGEAVASDQHPDHNVQQGELFIAQVYMAIKRSPLWASTAMLIAYDEHGGIFDHVVPPACPPDQFTASANDTGTGKEFKFDRLGVRVPAILISPWIPKGTVVDRTFDHASIPGTVTKFFLGDYEPRSVREKNADVFLEPKTQPVDPQRNLLSLATMRNDCPEFDV